One segment of Rubripirellula amarantea DNA contains the following:
- a CDS encoding PDZ domain-containing protein encodes MSPTTKPIAIICVALFVSSLGLPSLCRAQNELAPVVSDAGWGFETKPIPQILRLHLPQLRHGLLVESVADNGAADVRGLRSGDILLQINGIPVTDAKRLVPATNAQLVMVLRRGQIHMLPPTDPQTAVASFPAYPTPMNPGTFRGNRRWGVHTSAASGPAASSSAASNASASGQGEAVSISQANDRFSVEMRLPALSNRAVILRGTREQIEDQIADANYIPELEARVRQELDSAGF; translated from the coding sequence ATGTCCCCAACAACTAAACCGATCGCCATCATCTGCGTGGCGTTATTCGTTTCCTCCCTTGGCTTACCCTCGTTATGTCGAGCACAAAATGAGCTTGCACCAGTTGTCAGCGATGCAGGGTGGGGCTTCGAGACCAAGCCGATACCCCAGATCCTACGACTTCATCTGCCTCAACTGCGTCATGGATTGCTGGTTGAAAGCGTGGCCGACAATGGTGCGGCAGATGTTCGCGGTTTGCGATCCGGCGACATCTTGTTGCAAATCAACGGGATCCCCGTCACCGACGCAAAGAGATTAGTTCCGGCGACGAACGCCCAGCTAGTCATGGTGCTGCGACGAGGCCAAATTCATATGCTTCCGCCTACCGATCCGCAAACAGCGGTTGCAAGTTTTCCCGCATATCCCACCCCCATGAATCCCGGGACTTTTCGGGGTAATCGACGCTGGGGTGTTCATACGTCTGCGGCTTCCGGCCCCGCCGCGTCTTCGTCAGCCGCATCAAATGCATCAGCGAGCGGCCAGGGCGAGGCGGTATCGATCAGCCAGGCCAACGACCGATTTTCGGTAGAAATGCGATTGCCCGCGTTGTCCAACCGAGCGGTCATCTTAAGAGGGACGCGGGAGCAGATTGAGGATCAGATTGCCGACGCCAACTACATCCCCGAGCTTGAAGCACGTGTCCGTCAAGAACTAGATTCCGCTGGTTTTTAA